The following are encoded in a window of Miltoncostaea marina genomic DNA:
- a CDS encoding serine/threonine-protein kinase codes for MAGADGTSELIGRVIEGYRVEAELGRGGQAVVYRATQLSLQRTVALKVVAPQLAADPDFLERFTREGIAAASLDHPHIIPVFEAGEADGFAFLAMKFVDGPTLDALVRAPGGVGVRRALAILRQVAEALDHMARGGMVHRDVKPANVLLGPGDHAYLSDFGLVRAISAARLTKAGVWMGTLEYVAPEQARGADVTPATDRYALAAMAFEALTGGPVFRRDDRAATLYAHVHEAPPAASERVPALGTRVDEVLRRGLAKDPGERHPTAVALVDDLEAAVAATPGAAAARPAAAAAPPPPPPAPTLTGDAPPPPPPPPPPEPASGEVTPPPPPLARRMRVPLIVAGVLGALAVVIAVVALASGGGEGRTVTTYVVATGAPPATGAPTGAAPPAAPGAPTVGAVLPAAIDGWTVEATDPAVANLDLGGLGPVETAQATSGADVALLVGAGAGGDPPGALALLRGQIAGDDEGEAPIEGATDARVQRAGGASILSFATEDRVLLVVAEDRDRAVALGEAAGRALRP; via the coding sequence GTGGCCGGTGCGGACGGGACGAGCGAGCTGATCGGCCGCGTCATCGAGGGCTACCGGGTCGAGGCCGAGCTCGGCCGCGGCGGCCAGGCGGTCGTCTACCGCGCCACCCAGCTCTCGCTGCAGCGCACGGTGGCGCTGAAGGTGGTCGCGCCCCAGCTGGCCGCCGACCCCGACTTCCTCGAGCGCTTCACGCGCGAGGGCATCGCCGCGGCCAGCCTCGACCACCCGCACATCATCCCGGTCTTCGAGGCCGGCGAGGCCGACGGCTTCGCGTTCCTCGCCATGAAGTTCGTCGACGGGCCGACCCTCGACGCCCTCGTGCGCGCCCCCGGGGGCGTCGGCGTGCGCCGCGCGCTCGCGATCCTGCGCCAGGTGGCCGAGGCGCTCGACCACATGGCCCGGGGCGGCATGGTGCACCGCGACGTCAAGCCGGCCAACGTGCTGCTCGGCCCCGGCGACCACGCCTACCTGTCCGACTTCGGGCTGGTGCGGGCGATCTCGGCGGCCCGCCTGACCAAGGCCGGGGTGTGGATGGGGACGCTCGAGTACGTGGCGCCCGAGCAGGCGCGCGGCGCCGACGTGACCCCCGCGACCGACCGCTACGCGCTCGCGGCCATGGCCTTCGAGGCGCTCACCGGCGGGCCGGTCTTCCGGCGCGACGACCGCGCCGCCACGCTGTACGCCCACGTGCACGAGGCGCCGCCCGCGGCCTCGGAGCGGGTGCCGGCGCTCGGGACGCGCGTCGACGAGGTGCTGCGCCGCGGCCTCGCGAAGGACCCCGGCGAGCGCCACCCCACCGCGGTCGCGCTCGTGGACGACCTCGAGGCGGCCGTCGCCGCGACGCCCGGCGCCGCCGCGGCGCGCCCGGCGGCCGCCGCGGCGCCGCCCCCGCCGCCGCCGGCGCCCACCCTCACCGGCGACGCCCCGCCGCCCCCGCCCCCGCCCCCGCCGCCCGAGCCGGCGTCGGGCGAGGTGACGCCACCGCCCCCGCCGCTCGCGCGGCGCATGCGCGTGCCGCTCATCGTCGCCGGGGTGCTCGGCGCCCTCGCCGTCGTGATCGCGGTCGTCGCGCTGGCCTCGGGCGGCGGCGAGGGCCGCACCGTAACCACGTACGTCGTCGCGACCGGGGCGCCCCCCGCGACCGGCGCGCCCACCGGGGCCGCGCCGCCCGCCGCGCCGGGCGCGCCCACGGTGGGGGCGGTGCTGCCCGCCGCCATCGACGGCTGGACCGTGGAGGCCACCGACCCCGCGGTCGCGAACCTGGACCTCGGCGGGCTCGGCCCGGTCGAGACCGCCCAGGCGACCTCCGGCGCCGACGTGGCGCTGCTGGTGGGCGCGGGGGCGGGCGGCGACCCGCCGGGCGCGCTCGCGCTGCTGCGCGGCCAGATCGCCGGCGACGACGAGGGCGAGGCCCCGATCGAGGGCGCGACCGACGCGCGCGTGCAGCGCGCCGGCGGCGCCTCGATCCTCTCGTTCGCCACGGAGGACCGGGTGCTGCTCGTCGTGGCCGAGGACCGCGACCGGGCCGTGGCGCTCGGCGAGGCGGCGGGGCGGGCGCTGCGGCCCTGA
- the fabD gene encoding ACP S-malonyltransferase: MALLFPGQGSQQVGMGQALAAAYPVARRTFEEANDVLGYDLARLCFEGPHEQLMSTEHCQPAVLTNSVAAWRVAREHGIEGHLTMGHSLGEYGALVACGSLSFESALRLVQARVASTSDVVAQRPGSMAALLGASDEDIEALCLEAGDVWPANYNCPGQIVASGLSRGVERLIDLAHARGIKARLLDVDGAFHSTVMAPAAERLREALAGVKLNTPSLPFLSATSAAVERGERLKVILAQQLTAPVRFTQSVRTALDLGVDRFVEFGNRRVLVGLVRRIRPGVEAVNLGDPSDLPALLELAGRPS, translated from the coding sequence ATCGCGCTCCTCTTCCCCGGCCAGGGGTCCCAGCAGGTCGGGATGGGCCAGGCGCTCGCCGCCGCGTACCCGGTCGCCCGCCGCACCTTCGAGGAGGCGAACGACGTCCTCGGATACGACCTGGCGCGGCTCTGCTTCGAGGGGCCCCACGAGCAGCTGATGTCGACCGAGCACTGCCAGCCGGCGGTGCTCACGAACTCGGTCGCCGCGTGGCGGGTCGCTCGCGAGCACGGCATCGAGGGCCACCTGACGATGGGCCACTCGCTCGGCGAGTACGGCGCCCTCGTGGCCTGCGGCAGCCTCTCGTTCGAGTCGGCCCTGCGCCTGGTGCAGGCGCGCGTCGCCTCCACCAGCGACGTGGTCGCGCAGCGCCCGGGGTCCATGGCCGCGCTGCTCGGCGCGAGCGACGAGGACATCGAGGCGCTCTGCCTCGAGGCCGGCGACGTCTGGCCGGCGAACTACAACTGCCCGGGGCAGATCGTGGCGTCGGGCCTCTCGCGCGGCGTCGAGCGCCTCATCGACCTCGCGCACGCCCGCGGCATCAAGGCCCGCCTGCTCGACGTCGACGGCGCCTTCCACTCGACGGTCATGGCGCCCGCGGCCGAGCGGCTGCGCGAGGCGCTGGCCGGCGTCAAGCTCAATACGCCGTCGCTGCCCTTCCTGTCGGCGACCTCGGCCGCCGTGGAGCGGGGGGAGCGCCTGAAGGTGATCCTCGCCCAGCAGCTGACGGCGCCGGTGCGCTTCACCCAGTCGGTGCGCACCGCGCTCGACCTGGGCGTCGACCGCTTCGTGGAGTTCGGCAACCGCCGCGTGCTGGTCGGCCTCGTGCGCCGCATCCGACCGGGCGTCGAGGCGGTTAACCTCGGCGACCCGAGCGACCTGCCGGCGCTCCTGGAGCTCGCGGGGCGGCCCTCGTAG
- the fabG gene encoding 3-oxoacyl-ACP reductase FabG, translating to MPVALVTGASKGIGAACAVALARGGWDVALTYAADRAGAEATAAEVARAGARAHVQRSEARDPAAAPATVAAAEEALGPLDALVANAGVTRDGPAVRMDGEAWRATIDVNLTGTMAAVHAALEGMLRRRSGAIVAISSVVGVQGNAGQANYAASKAGIIGLVRSLARSAGPSGVRVNAVAPGYITTRLTDVLTDEQRGRLLAGSALPRLGTPEDVAGPVAFLLSPAAGYITGSVLAVDGGLRI from the coding sequence GTGCCCGTCGCGCTCGTCACCGGAGCGAGCAAGGGGATCGGTGCGGCATGTGCGGTGGCCCTCGCGCGCGGGGGCTGGGACGTCGCGCTGACCTACGCCGCCGACCGCGCCGGCGCCGAGGCGACCGCCGCCGAGGTGGCGCGCGCGGGCGCGCGGGCGCACGTGCAGCGCAGCGAGGCCCGCGACCCGGCCGCAGCGCCCGCGACCGTGGCCGCCGCCGAGGAGGCGCTCGGGCCGCTCGACGCGCTCGTGGCCAACGCCGGCGTCACCCGCGACGGCCCGGCGGTGCGCATGGACGGCGAGGCCTGGCGCGCGACGATCGACGTCAACCTGACCGGCACGATGGCCGCCGTGCACGCGGCGCTCGAGGGCATGCTGCGCCGGCGCTCCGGCGCGATCGTGGCGATCTCGTCGGTGGTGGGCGTGCAGGGCAACGCGGGCCAGGCGAACTACGCGGCGTCGAAGGCGGGCATCATCGGCCTGGTGCGCTCGCTCGCCCGCAGCGCCGGCCCCTCGGGGGTGCGGGTCAACGCGGTGGCGCCCGGCTACATCACCACCCGGCTCACCGACGTGCTCACCGACGAGCAGCGGGGCCGGCTGCTGGCGGGCAGCGCGCTGCCCCGGCTGGGCACGCCGGAGGACGTGGCGGGGCCGGTCGCCTTCCTCCTCTCGCCGGCGGCGGGGTACATCACCGGTTCGGTACTGGCAGTCGACGGGGGCTTGCGGATATGA
- the fabF gene encoding beta-ketoacyl-ACP synthase II: MRDERRVVVTGVGAVSPLGADGRATWEAALAGRSGAGPITRFDASRHGCRIACEVHGFDGEAELGRRAARRMDRASQFAVVASRMALEDAGLAIEDDEDRDRAGVVMSTGNGASETFEDFHLDLMERGAERASPLMVPMAIVNMSAGHVAMQLGLRGPASCVVTACASGNHGIGDAAAIIRRGAADVMVAGGTEAGITPFCMAGLDATRALSRRNDDPEHASRPFDLGRDGFVAAEGAGVLVLESLEHALARGADVICELRGYGASSDAYHLTDPDPSGRWQIAAMRGALERGGIDPSEVDYVNAHGTSTPAGDAVEIGAIRQLLGDRAGEVMVSSTKSMHGHGMGAAGGFEAVLTALAVREGRVPPTINVEDLDPACEGVDHVLGEAREAPVRVALSNSFGFGGHNAVLAFSRYEA, translated from the coding sequence ATGAGGGACGAACGGCGTGTGGTCGTGACGGGCGTGGGGGCCGTCTCGCCCCTCGGCGCCGACGGGCGCGCGACGTGGGAGGCCGCCCTGGCGGGGCGCTCGGGCGCGGGGCCGATCACGCGCTTCGACGCCTCGCGGCACGGCTGCCGGATCGCCTGCGAGGTGCACGGCTTCGACGGCGAGGCCGAGCTCGGCCGGCGCGCGGCGCGGCGGATGGACCGCGCCAGCCAGTTCGCCGTGGTGGCGTCGCGGATGGCGCTCGAGGACGCCGGCCTGGCGATCGAGGACGACGAGGACCGCGACCGCGCCGGGGTGGTGATGTCGACCGGTAACGGCGCCAGCGAGACGTTCGAGGACTTCCACCTCGACCTCATGGAGCGCGGCGCCGAGCGCGCCTCGCCGCTCATGGTCCCGATGGCGATCGTCAACATGTCCGCCGGACACGTGGCGATGCAGCTCGGCCTGCGCGGCCCGGCCTCGTGCGTCGTCACCGCCTGCGCGTCGGGCAACCACGGCATCGGCGACGCGGCCGCGATCATCCGCCGCGGCGCCGCCGACGTGATGGTGGCCGGCGGGACCGAGGCCGGCATCACGCCCTTCTGCATGGCGGGCCTCGACGCGACCCGCGCGCTGTCGCGGCGCAACGACGACCCCGAGCACGCCAGCCGGCCCTTCGACCTGGGCCGCGACGGCTTCGTGGCCGCCGAGGGCGCGGGCGTGCTGGTGCTCGAGAGCCTGGAGCACGCGCTGGCGCGCGGCGCCGACGTCATCTGCGAGCTGCGCGGCTACGGCGCCAGCAGCGACGCCTACCACCTCACCGACCCCGACCCGAGCGGCCGCTGGCAGATCGCGGCCATGCGCGGCGCGCTCGAGCGGGGCGGCATCGACCCCTCGGAGGTCGACTACGTGAACGCCCACGGCACCTCCACGCCCGCCGGCGACGCCGTCGAGATCGGGGCGATCAGGCAGCTCCTCGGCGACCGCGCGGGCGAGGTGATGGTGAGCTCCACGAAGTCGATGCACGGCCACGGCATGGGCGCGGCCGGCGGCTTCGAGGCCGTGCTCACGGCGCTCGCGGTGCGGGAGGGCCGGGTGCCGCCCACGATCAACGTCGAGGACCTCGACCCGGCATGCGAGGGCGTCGACCACGTGCTCGGCGAGGCCCGCGAGGCGCCCGTCCGGGTGGCGCTCTCCAACTCGTTCGGCTTCGGCGGCCACAACGCCGTGCTCGCCTTCTCGAGGTACGAGGCGTGA
- the fabF gene encoding beta-ketoacyl-ACP synthase II yields MSRDADGRVRVVMTGIGVVCPLGIGREEMWRSVVEGRSGAGMITRFDASDLPVRIACEAHGFEPADFMDRRAARRMDRYAQLSVAAAHLAVSDAGLAIDRDGEGIGAIIGNGGSGTVSREEQHRVMVERGPDRVSPFAIPLSVANMGAGQVSIELGLRGPVTAVCTACAAGTDSIGTAAEIIRRGDARAMLAGGGDTLISPYFVAGFDAMRVLSRRNDDPAGAARPFDRDRDGFLVGEAGAVVVLEPLEDALARGATILCEVAGYGASADAHHITDPDPSGRAQARAVRAALADAGLEPAEVDHVNAHGGASKPGDPTEIRMLRDALGEDIASRVAVSATKSMHGHCMGATGALEAAITALALREGVLPPTINLQHVDPACEGVDHVANVARPADLRVALSASYGLGGHNAVLALTRFDGDGGGR; encoded by the coding sequence GTGAGCCGCGACGCGGACGGGCGCGTGCGCGTCGTCATGACCGGCATCGGCGTGGTCTGCCCGCTGGGCATCGGCCGCGAGGAGATGTGGCGCTCCGTCGTGGAGGGGCGCTCGGGCGCCGGCATGATCACCCGCTTCGACGCCTCCGACCTGCCGGTGCGCATCGCCTGCGAGGCCCACGGCTTCGAGCCGGCCGACTTCATGGACCGGCGCGCCGCGCGGCGCATGGACCGCTACGCCCAGCTGTCGGTGGCGGCGGCGCACCTGGCCGTGTCGGACGCCGGCCTGGCGATCGACCGCGACGGCGAGGGCATCGGCGCGATCATCGGCAACGGCGGCTCGGGGACGGTGTCGCGCGAGGAGCAGCACCGCGTGATGGTGGAGCGCGGCCCCGACCGGGTCTCCCCGTTCGCGATCCCCCTGAGCGTGGCCAACATGGGCGCCGGCCAGGTGTCCATCGAGCTCGGGCTGCGCGGGCCGGTGACGGCGGTCTGCACGGCGTGCGCCGCGGGCACCGACTCGATCGGCACCGCCGCCGAGATCATCCGCCGCGGCGACGCCCGGGCGATGCTCGCCGGGGGCGGCGACACGCTCATCTCGCCCTACTTCGTCGCCGGCTTCGACGCGATGCGGGTGCTCTCGCGCCGCAACGACGACCCGGCCGGCGCCGCGCGGCCGTTCGACCGGGACCGCGACGGCTTCCTGGTGGGCGAGGCCGGCGCAGTGGTGGTGCTCGAGCCGCTCGAGGACGCGCTGGCCCGCGGGGCCACGATCCTGTGCGAGGTGGCCGGATACGGCGCGAGCGCCGACGCGCACCACATCACCGACCCCGACCCGAGCGGCCGCGCGCAGGCGCGCGCCGTGCGCGCCGCCCTGGCCGACGCCGGCCTGGAGCCCGCGGAGGTCGACCACGTCAACGCGCACGGCGGCGCCAGCAAGCCCGGCGACCCGACGGAGATCCGGATGCTGCGCGACGCGCTGGGCGAGGACATCGCGTCGCGGGTCGCGGTGAGCGCCACAAAGTCGATGCACGGCCACTGCATGGGCGCCACGGGCGCGCTCGAGGCGGCCATCACGGCGCTCGCCCTGCGCGAGGGGGTGCTGCCGCCGACGATCAACCTGCAGCACGTCGACCCGGCCTGCGAGGGCGTCGACCACGTGGCCAACGTGGCCCGGCCCGCCGACCTGCGCGTGGCGCTCTCGGCGTCGTACGGGCTCGGCGGCCACAACGCCGTGCTGGCGCTGACCCGGTTCGACGGCGACGGGGGCGGCCGGTGA
- the metH gene encoding methionine synthase: protein MSADTRAVLDRLLAERILILDGATGTMMQRHPLEEADFRGEVLRDHPQPLKGNNDLLTLTRPDIVTGIHEAFLEAGADIIETNTFSSTSVAQADYGTGHLVRELNREAVRLAKAAAAGWTARTPDRPRFVAGAIGPTNRMLSISPDVEDPSKRSITFEELRAAYADQVRGLIEGGTDLLLVETIIDGLNAKAAIAAIDEVAEETGVRPPLMISVTITDRSGRTLAGQTIEAFWITVAHARPFSVGVNCALGAAEMRPYLAELSRVATCWTSCYPNAGLPNAFGEYEEGPEETAGELGGFVEGGLINMVGGCCGTTPDHIRAIAAAAEGRAPRRIPVQEPLTRLAGLEPLVLRPDANFLMIGERTNITGSKRFRELITSGDYTTALEVAAEQVRNGANVIDVNMDEGMLDSEAAMTTFLNMVATEPDIARVPIMIDSSKWSVIEAGLRCVQGKPIVNSISLKEGEEDFLAKARLARRYGAAMVVMAFDEQGQADTVERKVAICERAYGLLVERAGVQPEDIVFDPNIFAVATGIEQHNGYAMAFIEATRQIKERCPGAKVSGGVSNLSFSFRGNDAVREAMHSAFLLHAIRAGMDMGIVNAGQLIVYEQIDEELLEAVEDVLFDRRPDATERLVELAERVKGTGGAAVADQAWRGEPVEKRLEHALVNGIVEHVEADAEEARQAYGSPLAVIEGPLMDGMGVVGDLFGAGKMFLPQVVKSARVMKRAVAYLEPFMEEERAAAEAAGRDAEPQGTVVMATVKGDVHDIGKNIVGVVLGCNNYRVVDLGVMVPAERILDAAAEERADMVGLSGLITPSLDEMVAVAQEMERRSMDIPLLIGGATTSRQHTAVKIAPAYSNSVTHVLDASRAVGVVSRLLDPQQRPVFEAATREEQEQLREQYATRRARPQHAYAEARARRPRFAWRPEDVPEPEFTGRRVLDDVPLAEIVPFIDWTFFFHAWELKGKYPDVLDHPGHGAAARELFANATAMLDELVAGGRIRARGVYGLWPANSDGDDIVLWADPSRSRELMRFPMLRQQRVKADDKPQYCLADFVAPLDTGLPDHVGAFAVTAGLGVDDLVRAHEAQHDDYSAIMTKALADRLAEAFAEMLHARVRREWGYGAGEELTNQDLIDERYRGIRPAFGYPACPDHLPKRRLFELLGAEEIGMALSEHLAMTPPASVSGIYIQHPESRYFAVGPLGRDQVESYAGRMGMAVDEMERWLAPNLAYERAEPAAAPAG from the coding sequence ATGAGCGCCGACACCAGAGCCGTCCTCGACCGCCTGCTCGCCGAGCGGATCCTGATCCTCGACGGGGCCACCGGCACGATGATGCAGCGCCACCCGCTCGAGGAGGCCGACTTCCGCGGCGAGGTCCTGCGGGACCACCCGCAGCCGCTGAAGGGCAACAACGACCTGCTGACCCTCACCCGCCCGGACATCGTCACGGGCATCCACGAGGCCTTCCTCGAGGCCGGCGCGGACATCATCGAGACCAACACGTTCTCGTCGACGTCCGTGGCCCAGGCCGACTACGGCACCGGGCACCTCGTGCGCGAGCTCAACCGCGAGGCCGTGCGGCTGGCCAAGGCCGCCGCGGCCGGGTGGACGGCGCGCACGCCCGACCGGCCGCGCTTCGTGGCGGGCGCGATCGGCCCCACCAACCGGATGCTGTCGATCTCGCCCGACGTCGAGGACCCGTCGAAGCGCTCGATCACGTTCGAGGAGCTGCGGGCGGCGTACGCCGATCAGGTGCGGGGGCTCATCGAGGGCGGCACCGACCTGCTGCTGGTCGAGACGATCATCGACGGCCTCAACGCGAAGGCCGCGATCGCCGCGATCGACGAGGTGGCAGAGGAGACCGGCGTGCGGCCGCCGCTCATGATCTCGGTGACGATCACCGACCGCAGCGGGCGCACGCTCGCCGGTCAGACGATCGAGGCCTTCTGGATCACGGTCGCCCACGCCCGGCCGTTCAGCGTGGGCGTCAACTGCGCGCTGGGCGCGGCCGAGATGCGCCCCTACCTGGCGGAGCTGTCGCGGGTCGCCACCTGCTGGACGAGCTGCTACCCCAACGCCGGCCTGCCGAACGCGTTCGGCGAGTACGAGGAGGGCCCCGAGGAGACCGCCGGGGAGCTCGGCGGCTTCGTCGAGGGCGGGCTCATCAACATGGTGGGCGGCTGCTGCGGCACCACGCCCGATCACATCCGCGCCATCGCGGCGGCCGCCGAGGGCCGCGCGCCTCGGCGCATCCCCGTGCAGGAGCCGCTCACCCGCCTCGCGGGCCTCGAGCCCCTCGTGCTGCGCCCCGACGCCAACTTCCTGATGATCGGCGAGCGCACCAACATCACCGGCTCGAAGCGCTTCCGCGAGCTGATCACGTCGGGCGACTACACGACCGCGCTGGAGGTGGCGGCCGAGCAGGTCCGCAACGGCGCGAACGTGATCGACGTGAACATGGACGAGGGCATGCTCGACTCCGAGGCGGCCATGACCACGTTCCTCAACATGGTCGCCACCGAGCCGGACATCGCGCGCGTGCCGATCATGATCGACAGCTCGAAGTGGTCGGTCATCGAGGCCGGCCTGCGCTGCGTGCAGGGCAAGCCGATCGTCAACTCCATCTCGCTCAAGGAGGGCGAGGAGGACTTCCTGGCCAAGGCGCGCCTGGCCCGGCGCTACGGCGCGGCGATGGTCGTGATGGCCTTCGACGAGCAGGGCCAGGCCGACACCGTGGAGCGCAAGGTCGCGATCTGCGAGCGGGCCTACGGGCTGCTGGTGGAGCGCGCCGGCGTGCAGCCCGAGGACATCGTCTTCGACCCCAACATCTTCGCCGTGGCCACCGGCATCGAGCAGCACAACGGCTACGCGATGGCCTTCATCGAGGCCACGCGCCAGATCAAGGAGCGCTGCCCCGGCGCGAAGGTGAGCGGCGGCGTCAGCAACCTGTCGTTCTCGTTCCGCGGCAACGACGCGGTGCGCGAGGCGATGCACAGCGCGTTCCTGCTCCACGCGATCCGCGCCGGCATGGACATGGGCATCGTCAACGCCGGCCAGCTCATCGTGTACGAGCAGATCGACGAGGAGCTGCTCGAGGCCGTCGAGGACGTGCTCTTCGACCGCCGCCCCGACGCCACCGAGCGCCTCGTGGAGCTGGCCGAGCGGGTCAAGGGCACCGGCGGCGCGGCGGTCGCCGACCAGGCCTGGCGCGGCGAGCCGGTGGAGAAGCGCCTCGAGCACGCGCTGGTCAACGGCATCGTCGAGCACGTCGAGGCCGACGCCGAAGAGGCGCGCCAGGCATACGGCTCGCCGCTGGCCGTCATCGAAGGCCCGCTGATGGACGGCATGGGCGTGGTGGGCGACCTGTTCGGCGCCGGCAAGATGTTCCTGCCCCAGGTGGTGAAGAGCGCCCGCGTGATGAAGCGGGCGGTGGCCTACCTCGAGCCGTTCATGGAGGAGGAGCGCGCCGCCGCCGAGGCGGCCGGCCGGGACGCCGAGCCGCAGGGGACCGTGGTGATGGCGACCGTGAAGGGCGACGTCCACGACATCGGCAAGAACATCGTGGGCGTGGTGCTCGGCTGCAACAACTACCGGGTGGTCGACCTCGGCGTGATGGTGCCCGCCGAGCGCATCCTCGACGCGGCGGCCGAGGAGCGGGCGGACATGGTGGGGCTGTCGGGCCTCATCACCCCCTCGCTCGACGAGATGGTGGCCGTGGCCCAGGAGATGGAGCGCCGCTCCATGGACATCCCGCTGCTGATCGGCGGCGCCACCACCAGCCGTCAGCACACCGCGGTCAAGATCGCGCCGGCCTACTCCAACTCGGTCACCCACGTGCTCGACGCCTCGCGGGCGGTCGGCGTGGTCTCGCGGCTGCTCGACCCGCAGCAGCGGCCGGTCTTCGAGGCGGCGACCCGCGAGGAGCAGGAGCAGCTGCGCGAGCAGTACGCGACCCGCCGGGCGCGGCCGCAGCACGCCTACGCCGAGGCCCGCGCGCGCCGCCCGCGCTTCGCCTGGCGGCCCGAGGACGTGCCGGAGCCCGAGTTCACCGGCCGGCGGGTGCTCGACGACGTGCCGCTCGCCGAGATCGTGCCCTTCATCGACTGGACCTTCTTCTTCCACGCCTGGGAGCTGAAGGGCAAGTACCCGGACGTGCTCGACCACCCGGGCCACGGCGCGGCCGCGCGCGAGCTGTTCGCCAACGCCACCGCGATGCTCGACGAGCTGGTGGCCGGCGGGCGCATCCGCGCGCGCGGCGTGTACGGCCTGTGGCCGGCCAACTCCGACGGCGACGACATCGTGCTGTGGGCCGACCCGTCGCGCTCGCGCGAGCTGATGCGCTTCCCGATGCTGCGCCAGCAGCGGGTGAAGGCCGACGACAAGCCGCAGTACTGCCTCGCCGACTTCGTGGCGCCGCTCGACACCGGGCTGCCCGACCACGTCGGCGCGTTCGCCGTCACGGCGGGCCTCGGCGTGGACGACCTCGTGCGCGCCCACGAGGCCCAGCACGACGACTACTCGGCGATCATGACCAAGGCGCTCGCCGACCGGCTGGCCGAGGCGTTCGCCGAGATGCTCCACGCGCGCGTGCGGCGCGAGTGGGGCTACGGCGCCGGCGAGGAGCTCACCAACCAGGACCTCATCGACGAGCGCTACCGCGGGATCCGCCCGGCGTTCGGCTACCCGGCCTGCCCGGACCACCTGCCGAAGCGCCGGCTGTTCGAGCTGCTGGGCGCCGAGGAGATCGGGATGGCGCTCTCCGAGCACCTCGCGATGACGCCGCCCGCCTCGGTGAGCGGCATCTACATCCAGCACCCCGAGTCGCGCTACTTCGCGGTCGGCCCGCTGGGGCGCGACCAGGTGGAGTCCTACGCCGGACGGATGGGCATGGCGGTCGACGAGATGGAGCGCTGGCTGGCGCCCAACCTGGCGTACGAGCGCGCCGAGCCGGCGGCGGCCCCGGCGGGCTGA
- a CDS encoding VOC family protein: MGHRSDYAPGLFCWADLGTTDAAGARAFYAELLGWEPDPARSAPDPDEYAVMAIDGAAVAGVYLQDEDQRARGVPPAWLSYVAVEDADATAARAQELGGALLMGPKDVAEDGRMALIGDPQGAVFALWQGRRFAGAELVNDAGAMTINQLNTTDPAGAEAFYSELFGWEFAQVGTDAAPFWSIANDGRLNGGMMALQPQAPAPPHWLVYFTVEDLDASAGVLAARGGAVVVPPMQVPAGRFLVAHDPQYAFFALFEGAVDP; the protein is encoded by the coding sequence GTGGGCCACCGCAGCGACTACGCGCCGGGGCTGTTCTGCTGGGCGGACCTCGGCACCACCGACGCCGCGGGCGCGCGCGCGTTCTACGCCGAGCTGCTCGGCTGGGAGCCCGACCCCGCCCGCTCGGCGCCCGACCCGGACGAGTACGCCGTGATGGCGATCGACGGCGCGGCGGTGGCCGGCGTCTACCTGCAGGACGAGGACCAGCGCGCCCGCGGCGTGCCGCCCGCCTGGCTCTCGTACGTGGCGGTCGAGGACGCCGACGCCACGGCCGCCCGCGCGCAGGAGCTGGGCGGCGCGCTGCTGATGGGGCCCAAGGACGTCGCCGAGGACGGCCGCATGGCGCTGATCGGCGATCCCCAGGGCGCGGTGTTCGCGCTGTGGCAGGGCCGGCGCTTCGCCGGCGCCGAGCTGGTCAACGACGCCGGCGCCATGACCATCAACCAGCTCAACACGACCGACCCGGCGGGCGCCGAGGCCTTCTACTCCGAGCTGTTCGGCTGGGAGTTCGCGCAGGTCGGCACCGACGCCGCGCCGTTCTGGAGCATCGCGAACGACGGCCGCCTGAACGGCGGCATGATGGCGCTGCAGCCGCAGGCGCCCGCGCCGCCCCACTGGCTCGTCTACTTCACCGTGGAGGACCTCGACGCCTCGGCGGGGGTCCTCGCCGCGCGCGGCGGCGCGGTGGTCGTGCCCCCCATGCAGGTGCCCGCCGGGCGCTTCCTCGTGGCGCACGACCCGCAGTACGCGTTCTTCGCGCTGTTCGAAGGCGCCGTCGATCCGTAG